In the Trinickia acidisoli genome, TCGCACCGACGATCGTGGACTTGGGCGACGCGAAGGCGCTCGCATCGATCGCCCCGACCGTGGTTGGGCCCATCCTGCACGTAGTGCGGTTCAAGACCGGTGATATGGCGGCGCTCGTTGCGCAAGTCAACGCCTTGGGCTGTGCGGTCCAAGGGCTGCACACGCGCATCAACGAAGCCGCGGGAAGACTCTTGTCGCTATCGCGTGCGAGCAGCGTTTGCATCAATCGCTCGATGCATGGCGCGTTCGCCGGTATGCAGCCGTTCGGCGGCGTGGGCGCCTCCGGCACTGGCCCAATGTGGGGCGGGCCGTTGACGTTGTTCGCGTTGACGCGAGAGGTTGCGCCGTCGTTCGATGCATCGGCGGGCCCGTTCGCATCCGAACCCAGGGCCGGCAGCGAAAAGTTCTACGAATTCCCGATCGAAACGGCGGAAGGAAAGTTCACCGAGCGCCGCAAGGCCATGAACAACGCGCGCGTGGCTAGCAGCGCCAACGTTGAGGCGCTATTTGCACGCGCACCGGAATGGTTGTCCGATCACGATCAGCACAATGCGCTCGAGCGCATGAAGCAGCGTCTCGCGCAACGGGCGGACGGACTCAAACCAATCAGCTTACCGGCGCTGACCGGGGAGGAGAATACCGTCGAGCTGCTGCCGCGTGGGCAAATGCTGTGCTTGGGCGCATCGCCCGCCGCGATCGTCGCTCAGGCGATGGCCGCGTGCGCGTTCGGAAATCGGATCGTGCTGCTGCGTTCGCCGCTCGCAGAAGCCATTGCGCGGACGTTGGGCGATGCCTGCCGGGTTGTCGACTCGACGGATGCGATTCGCGTCATGAGCGGCGACTTCGCCGGCGTGCGCCCCGATCTGGTGATGCTGACGCGGGATCAAACGGGCATTACGGAGATTCGCTCGACGGCGGCGCAACTGATGATCGCATGCGTTCAAGAAGATAGCGACGGCCTATACGACTGGACGCAACTCGTTCGCGAGCGCGTGACGACCGTGAATGCGAGTGCGGCCGGGGGCAATACGCAATTGATGGTGCTGAGCGAGGACACCTTCTGATTTTCTGATTGCTGCTTTTGCGATTTTTGTCGCTTTGGATTTGGCGCAGCGTGTCTATCGCATGGCACGCTGCGCTCGCTTCGCGCTCAACGCCATCATGAGGCTCGAGCAAGCATTGAATACGAACAACCCTCTCGGGCCGATGGCGGTCATCAGCAGCGAAGCGATAGCAGGCCCGATGAGGCCGCCGATCGAGAACAGCAGAAGCAGCGTAGCGGAAACGGCTACGCGCAGATGGGGTTCCGTGCGGTCGTTGACGTGCGAGACGATCAGGCTGTATTGCGTGAACGTGACCGCGACATAGGCGAGCATGCCGACCCAGACGATCGCCGATACGTGAAACACGGCCAGTGTCAGGCTGATGCTCATGGAGATCAGCGCAGTAACGTGGACGAGACTGCGCCGATCGATGCGGTCCGATAGCCGCCCCATCGGCCACTGCGGAACCAGCGCGCCGATCAGCGCCACGCCCATGAACGTCGACAGATCCGACGTCGAGAATCCCGTGCGTTCGAGGAACACGGGCGTCATCGAATAGAACGTGCTGTAAAGAAACCCGGCAAGGATGCAGCCGGGTATCGCAAGCGGCGATGCATGCGCCATCGAACGAAGACTGTCGCGCCAGGTATGGGCAGGCAGGCGGTTCAGACTCTCGTCCGCAACCCGCACGGGCCATCCTTCGAATAGCGAAACAGGCATGACCGCCGCGGCGAATAGAGCCGCGACGAGCGAGAACAAGCGGCCATCCGAACCATCGCCGAGCCGCAGCAAAAACTGTCCCGTGCCTACCGCCAGATAGTTGATCCCCGCGTATAGGCCGAAAACCTGACCTCGATTCTCATTGCGTGACGTGCCGTTGAGCCAGCTTTCGATCGACGTGTACAAGCCCATGAAGGCGAAACCGGTCAACAACCGGATCGGGGCCCACGCCCAGGGCGATGCGAAGACGTTGAAGGCCGATGCAAGAATCGCCACCGCTGCCGCGAAGGCCACGAACGTGCGGTGCTGCCCGATTCGGTCGATAAGACGGCGGTTGAATACCGCGCCCGCCACGAAACCGCCGTAATAACACGATTGCACGAGCCCGACGATGAACGTCGAAGCGCCGGTATGCAGCATCCTCAATGGGATGAGGGTCTGGAACAACCCATTGCCTGCGATGAGCAACGCATAACCGAAAAGCAGGCCCGCGAGCGATCGATAGCCGTCGAGTGGTTGGGCGACGGGCCGATGCGGTGTCGCGGCTGCGACCGGCGGCGTTCGCCTCCCGAGAAGCTTGGCTTCGGACAGTGGCCCAGTGCGCACAGGATCAGGGCGAACCGTGGTGTGATGTTCGTTACCGATATCCGACTTTGAAAGATTTTCCTCTCGAAACTCTGCCATAACACCTTCTTGGGCACCCGCATTGCTGCAATGCCGGTCGTTCTTTTCCGGGGGCGTTCGATGGAAAGCAGAATCTCCCCGCGCGGGCATACGAGGGCTTAGATAACAATTTCTTATAAACACAGTAAGGCGCCGTGATGGTGCGGCCAGTTCTCTTTTGGCTATCTATCGTTGTCTTACGGCCGGCATTGCGGTGCCGAGTGGGTTTCTACCAGTAGAGGACGAAGGATGGAGACGAGTCTCAAGTACACGGGGATATTGACCGCCGTGCCGACGCCTTTGGACGAGTGCCTGCGTTTTACCGCCAAGCCGCTCGTGCGGCATATCGAGCGGCTCGTCGCCGCGGGCACTGACGGCATCGTCCCCTTGGGCGGGACCGGCGAGTATACGGCGCTGTCGCCCGATGAGCGGCTGCGCGTCGTCGAATGCGCGCTTGAAACCGCCGCCGGCAGGACGCCGGTCGTCCCGGGCATCATTTCGCCGGGACTCGGCGATGCGATCGGGCAGGCGCAGGCATTCGTGCGCGCCGGTGCCAAAGCGCTGATGGTGGTAACCCCGTATTACTTCAGACCAACTCAGGACGGTATCGTCGACTATTACCGTCGGTTTGCCGACGAGGTCGATGCCGACATCATCCTCTACGAAATTCCCTATCGAACCGGCGTCTCGCTTCATTACGAAACGGTTGCACGCTTGGCTGGGATGACGCGCGTCGTCGGCATCAAGGCTTGCAATCCGGATCTCGCTCAGCAGATGCGTGCCGCCGAATTGGCCGCGTCGAAGATCTCCATCCTGAGCGGCGAGGAAGATGTCTTGCCGCTGCACGTTGCCATGGGCGCCGTGGGCGGCATCATCTCCAGCTCGAATCTGATTCCAAGGCAATGGTCACGGGTGCTTGCGTTGGCCTCGGGCGGGCGGCTCCAAGAGGCGATCGCCTTGCATGCGACGCTTCGTCCGCTCATCGATGCGGTCTTCGCCGAACCGAATCCCGCACCGATCAAGGCGGCATTGACGCTGCAAGGGCTCCCATTCGGCGATGTCCTGCCGCCGCTGCGCCCCGCCTCGGCTGCGCTGAGGCAGCGGCTCGCCGAAGTGATCCCAACGATCACCGCGCGTGAAACCGTATAGACACCACAACGTTACGCTGACCAGAAGGGGACACAGCCATGGCTTCAGACAGCAAAATCGTTCTGCCGCGCCGCAGGTTCATGCAAGCCGCGGGCACGGCCCTGCTGACGGGCGCGATCGGGGCGCCGATGATCATCACCTCGCGCAAAGCGATGGCGGCCGGCAATCTGACCGTGGTCAGTTGGGGCGGAAACTATCATCAAGCGGTCGAGGAGGCACTGGCGAAACCCTTCGAGAAAGAGTTCGGCGTGCATGTGACGTTGGTCGACACGCCCGATCTCGCGAAGGTCAAGGCGCAGGTCATGACGAACAACGTTCAATGGGATGTTTTCGATGCCGTTGGCCCTATGGCCGTGACCGGTGCGAAGAACGGCTACTGGGAGCCGCTCGATCCCGCTATGTTCGACAAGAACGACCTGATTGCGCCGATGATGAAATACGCGGTGCCTTTCTATGGCTATACCGGCGGCATCTGTTGGGACAACAGCAAGTATCCCGCCGGCAAGCATCCCGAGACGTTTGCCGAATACTTCGACGTCAAGCGGTTTCCGGGTCAAAGGACGCTGCGCAATCGGGCGAGCGAAACACTCGAAATTGCGCTACTGGCCGACGGCGTGCCACCGGACAAGATCTATCCGCTCGACGTCGAGCGCGCATTCAAAGCACTCGACCGGATCAAGCCGTATATCGGCAAGTGGGTCGACCAGACGCCGCAGACGGTGACGCTCGTCGAAACGGGACAGGTCGACTTCAGCTATACCTATGCAACACGCGTGAAGGCCGCGCAGGAAGCGGGCAAGCCGATCGACTTCTCGTTCAAGCAGGACTTGATCGGTCTCGAGTACTTGGTTGTGCTGAAGAATGCGCCGAACAAGCAAAGCGCCATGAAGTTCGTGCAATTCGCGCTGCGCCCCGACCGGCAGGCTGCTTTGATGGATCTATTCGGTAACACGCCCGCCAGCAGGAAGGCGTTGCCGATGGTGAAGCCCGAGGTGCGCAAATGGCTGTCCGATCCGTTCAACAAGATGAATCTCGTCAGCAACGATGCATGGTGGGGCGATCATTACGATGAGTTGACCCTACGGTTCAAGGAATGGGTGATGACTTGAAGTCGTGATCGCGCAGTTGCGCGATTGCGACGGAAATGCGGCAATGGCAGTGTGTATCAGGGAGGAGCAATGAAAAGTCGAAGCGACGGGATCCTATATGTGGGGCCTGCGACGGTGTTTCTCGCGCTCGTGGTATTCGTGCCGCTCGCATACGTTGTCTACACGAGCGTCGCGATGCCGGACGGTTTCTCTTTGTCGGCGTATCGGCGACTCTTCACCAGCGAGCTGTTTCTGCGCACGTTGTGGTCGACGATCGAAATCAGCGTATCGGCGTCGGTGGCGAGCCTGCTGCTCGGATACCCCATTGCGATGCAACTCGCGAAGCAAACGCCGAGAAAGCGGTCGATGTACATGGTCCTCGTGCTCGTGCCGTTTTGGACGAGCATTCTCGTCAAAAGCTATGCCTTTACCGTGTTGCTCGGCCGTGACGGGCTCGTCAATAAGTTGTTGTCGACAGTCCTCCATACGCAGGTGCATTTGCCGATGTTGTTCAATCGCTTCGGCGTCATGGTCGGAATGACCAACTACCTCATTCCGTTCATCGTGTTTCCGGTGCTCGCGAGCTTGTTGTCGATCGACCGATCCTTGTATCGCGCATCGGAAATCATGGGCGCGAAGCCGCCCCGCATGTTCTTCAAGATCACGTTGCCGCTCAGCATGCCGGGCGTCGCGGCGGCCACCGTGAGCACTACGGTGATGTCGATGGGGTTCTTCGTCATTCCCGCACTGCTGGGCGGCAGAACGGACGCGATGATGTCCAATTTGGTCGACTTCTACACGCGCGAAACGATGGACTGGAATATGGCTTCCGCCATCGGCGTCATTCTGTTGGGGATGGTCACGCTCGTCGCAGCCGGGGCCGACTGCTTCCAGAAGCGGGATCAGAAAGTAAAGGTGATGGCATGACAGCAGCCGCCGGAGTCAATGTTCCCGTCGCGCGCGGACGAGTGGTCATCGATCGGCTCGAGCAGCGTTATGGGCATCTGCGTAATGTCGTCGCGTTCGCCGTCTATGTCTTCATCCTGGTGCCGACGCTCATCGTCATTCCTATTTCTTTCGGCGGAAGCGGTGAGTTGTCGTTTCCTCCCAAGGTCTGGACGTTCGAGCTCTACCAGCGGCTCTTCATGTCGAGTAGTTGGGTCGGCCCGATCCTTCAGAGTCTGAAGGTGGCCAGTATCACGATGGTGGGAGCGGCCATTATCGGGGTGCCCGCTTCGTACGGTCTCGTACGGTTCGAGTTTCCGGGCAAGCGGCTCGTGATGCTGCTCTTGATGAGCCCGATCTTGGTGCCGGTGATCGTGATGTCGCTGGGGCTTTATCTCTACTTGTCGAGGCTACATCTCGTCGGTACCACGGCCGGGCTCGTGGTCAGCCATATCGCTTACGTGACGCCCTTCATGATGATGACGGTCATGGCCGGCGTGAAAAAGCTCGATCCCGCACTCGAATTCGCGACCGCCATCATGGGCGCGAATCGCAGGACTGTTTTTCTGAAGGTTGTATTGCCGCAATTGCGGCCGTCGATTTTCGCCGGTGCGCTGTTTGCGTTCCTCGTGTCGTTCGATGAAGTCGTGATTGCCTGGTTCATTACGAGCCCGGCCACGACGACATTGCCGGTAAAGATGTACAGCAGCATTCAGTGGGATATCTCGCCGGTCATTGCAGCGGTTTCGGCGCTCTTGACCTTGCTTTCCCTGGTTTTCTGCTGCGTATCGGTGTTCCTGCAGCCGGCCGCCGAGAGCGCGTCGCATTGAAGTTGGGAGAGAAAGCATGTCACATGTTTTGCGTGCAAAAGATCAGCGGCCGCCTGCACTCGTCGTTGCTGCGGGAATCGAAGAGGCGGAAGGCGTGCGTACCACGGACGCGCCGGCCGGAAACATGATCGAGTTTCGCGGCATCAGCAAGACGTACGGCGCATCCGTGGCGCTTCACGGCACGGATCTGGCCGTGCGCAAGGGCGAATTCTTGAGCCTGCTCGGGCCGAGCGGCTCGGGCAAGAGCACGATCCTGAACATCATCGCCGGTGCGATCGCGCCGACGACGGGCGCCGTCGTGCTGGACGGCACCGACGTCTCGACGGTTCCGCCTCGCGATCGCGGGCTCGGCATGGTGTTTCAGAACTACGCCTTGCTGCCGCATCTGAACGTGTTCGACAACGTGGCGTTCCCGTTGCGCATCCGCGGTTTGTCCAAGGCGGATATCGAGCAGCGCGTACGCAATGCGCTGGAACGCGTCGGATTGGTCGGCTATGAACATCGCAAGCCGCGCGAGATGTCGGGCGGGCAGCAGCAGCGCGTCGGTATCGCCCGCTGCATCGTCTATTCGCCTTCGGTGATCTTGATGGACGAGCCGCTTGGCGCACTCGATAAAAAACTGCGGGATCAGTTGCAGGGCGAGATCAAGCGGTTGCATCGCGAACTTGGCACGACGCTCGTTTACGTGACGCACGACCAGGAAGAAGCGCTGAATCTT is a window encoding:
- a CDS encoding ABC transporter ATP-binding protein, producing MSHVLRAKDQRPPALVVAAGIEEAEGVRTTDAPAGNMIEFRGISKTYGASVALHGTDLAVRKGEFLSLLGPSGSGKSTILNIIAGAIAPTTGAVVLDGTDVSTVPPRDRGLGMVFQNYALLPHLNVFDNVAFPLRIRGLSKADIEQRVRNALERVGLVGYEHRKPREMSGGQQQRVGIARCIVYSPSVILMDEPLGALDKKLRDQLQGEIKRLHRELGTTLVYVTHDQEEALNLSDRVCLMNGGRIAQLGTPDELYFEPVSEFVADFVGESNLIDAVIQANGTVQFDDTRVMNVKNTEGHAVGTRVKVLVRPERIAVVDSSFGSPTASDANECTGTISQISFVGGMTRLELKLTSGRSLLVKTLSAPAVERAPLGQSLTVRWSARDTVVLKK
- a CDS encoding ABC transporter permease, translated to MTAAAGVNVPVARGRVVIDRLEQRYGHLRNVVAFAVYVFILVPTLIVIPISFGGSGELSFPPKVWTFELYQRLFMSSSWVGPILQSLKVASITMVGAAIIGVPASYGLVRFEFPGKRLVMLLLMSPILVPVIVMSLGLYLYLSRLHLVGTTAGLVVSHIAYVTPFMMMTVMAGVKKLDPALEFATAIMGANRRTVFLKVVLPQLRPSIFAGALFAFLVSFDEVVIAWFITSPATTTLPVKMYSSIQWDISPVIAAVSALLTLLSLVFCCVSVFLQPAAESASH
- the dapA gene encoding 4-hydroxy-tetrahydrodipicolinate synthase; this translates as METSLKYTGILTAVPTPLDECLRFTAKPLVRHIERLVAAGTDGIVPLGGTGEYTALSPDERLRVVECALETAAGRTPVVPGIISPGLGDAIGQAQAFVRAGAKALMVVTPYYFRPTQDGIVDYYRRFADEVDADIILYEIPYRTGVSLHYETVARLAGMTRVVGIKACNPDLAQQMRAAELAASKISILSGEEDVLPLHVAMGAVGGIISSSNLIPRQWSRVLALASGGRLQEAIALHATLRPLIDAVFAEPNPAPIKAALTLQGLPFGDVLPPLRPASAALRQRLAEVIPTITARETV
- a CDS encoding ABC transporter substrate-binding protein yields the protein MASDSKIVLPRRRFMQAAGTALLTGAIGAPMIITSRKAMAAGNLTVVSWGGNYHQAVEEALAKPFEKEFGVHVTLVDTPDLAKVKAQVMTNNVQWDVFDAVGPMAVTGAKNGYWEPLDPAMFDKNDLIAPMMKYAVPFYGYTGGICWDNSKYPAGKHPETFAEYFDVKRFPGQRTLRNRASETLEIALLADGVPPDKIYPLDVERAFKALDRIKPYIGKWVDQTPQTVTLVETGQVDFSYTYATRVKAAQEAGKPIDFSFKQDLIGLEYLVVLKNAPNKQSAMKFVQFALRPDRQAALMDLFGNTPASRKALPMVKPEVRKWLSDPFNKMNLVSNDAWWGDHYDELTLRFKEWVMT
- a CDS encoding ABC transporter permease; translation: MKSRSDGILYVGPATVFLALVVFVPLAYVVYTSVAMPDGFSLSAYRRLFTSELFLRTLWSTIEISVSASVASLLLGYPIAMQLAKQTPRKRSMYMVLVLVPFWTSILVKSYAFTVLLGRDGLVNKLLSTVLHTQVHLPMLFNRFGVMVGMTNYLIPFIVFPVLASLLSIDRSLYRASEIMGAKPPRMFFKITLPLSMPGVAAATVSTTVMSMGFFVIPALLGGRTDAMMSNLVDFYTRETMDWNMASAIGVILLGMVTLVAAGADCFQKRDQKVKVMA
- a CDS encoding MFS transporter; translation: MAEFREENLSKSDIGNEHHTTVRPDPVRTGPLSEAKLLGRRTPPVAAATPHRPVAQPLDGYRSLAGLLFGYALLIAGNGLFQTLIPLRMLHTGASTFIVGLVQSCYYGGFVAGAVFNRRLIDRIGQHRTFVAFAAAVAILASAFNVFASPWAWAPIRLLTGFAFMGLYTSIESWLNGTSRNENRGQVFGLYAGINYLAVGTGQFLLRLGDGSDGRLFSLVAALFAAAVMPVSLFEGWPVRVADESLNRLPAHTWRDSLRSMAHASPLAIPGCILAGFLYSTFYSMTPVFLERTGFSTSDLSTFMGVALIGALVPQWPMGRLSDRIDRRSLVHVTALISMSISLTLAVFHVSAIVWVGMLAYVAVTFTQYSLIVSHVNDRTEPHLRVAVSATLLLLFSIGGLIGPAIASLLMTAIGPRGLFVFNACSSLMMALSAKRAQRAMR